The Amycolatopsis japonica nucleotide sequence CCTTGAAAACCTTCCGTCGCTCGCTGGACGCCGACGTCGCGGCCGGGCTCGCCGAGGAGCTCCGCTGGCTCGGCGGCGAACTCGGGCCGGCGAGGGACAGCGAGGTCATGGTCGCGCGCCTGCACGACGAGGTCAAGGCGCTCCCGGCCGAGCTGGTGCTGGGGAACGTCGAGCAGCTGATGACGCGCCACTTCGCACGCGAAGCCGAAGAGGCCAAGGCGCGTGCCATCCGGGCGCTCGACAGCAAGCGGTACACGAAGCTGTTGCAAGCACTGGAAAAGCTCGTAGGCAAACCGCGGAAGATCAAGGACGACAAGAAGGAACTGCGCAAGGCCGTCGCACGGTCGGGCCGGAAGCTCAGCAAGGCCGTGGCCGCGGCGAGCGAGCTCGAGCCCGGCGCGGAGCAGGACGCCGCCTTGCACGAGGCGCGCAAGAAGGCCAAGCGAGCCCGCTATGCGGCGGACGCGGTCCGGCCGGTGACCGGCAAGAAGCTTCGAAAATGGCGAAAGAACGTCAAGGCGGTGCAGAGCACGCTCGGCGAGCATCACGACATCGTGGTCAGCCGGGAGGTCCTGCGTCTCCTCGGCCTCCGTGCCTACGCCGAGAACGAAAACGCTTTCACCTACGGGCTTCTGCACGGTCGTTCGGTCGCCGTCGCCGACGCCGCGCACCGGCGCTTCGCCGGGGAATGGCAAAAGGTGGGTAAAGGTTCTCGTCCGAAATGGCTCAAATGAGGTAGCCCGGGTTGACCTGCCGCCGTCGCCGAGTAACGTCGAGGGAACTTGGTGGTCTGGAGAGAGGCGCCCCAATGTTGCCTGGCCAGCGCGTACCCGGCGAAAAGCCGGACCTGGCCGTGAGCACCTGCCGCCGCAAGGACGGCGTCCTCATCCTCACCGCGGTGGGGGAGATCGACGCGGCGACCGTCGGACGCTTCCGCACCGAGCTCAGCGGTGCCTGCGTCAAGGGGAGGCACGTGATCCTCGACCTTTCCGGCGTCGGTTTCCTCAGCTGTGCCGGGTTGCAGGCACTCGAAGAGGCCAACGCGGCGTCACCCCGATTCTCGGTGATCGTGAAGACCGCTTTGGTGTCACGGATTCTGGACGTCAGCGGGGTCGGAGCCGACCTCGACGTCCGGTGGGACGTCGAGGACGTGATGCTCTAGTCGAGCTCGACCTCGTCGGCGGAGACGTCCGGCAGCAGGCCACGCCACCGCGGATTGCGCAGGCAGCCCGCGTCGGTCCAGCCGCCGAAGACGACCTCGCCGACGATGGTCGGCCGCGACCAGCGCGCGTCCCGAGCCTGTTTGTCCGGAACGGAATGGAACGGGGATGTCTTGCGCTCCAAGCGGAACAGCTGTTTGGAGAGTTCCTCCAGCTCGTCACCCGCGAAGCCGACACCGCAGTTTCCGATGTACTGCAAGCCGTCTTCGTGCGGGACGCCGAGCAACAGCGAGCTGAACGTGCCGGCCCGGCTGCCGCCACCCGGCCGCCAGCCGCCCAGTACCACTTGCTGCACCAGGGTTCCCGTGATGGAAAGCCATTCCCCGGTGCGCTTTCCGGGGTGGTACGCGGAGTCGGCCCGTTTGGCGACGACGCCGGCGAGTCCGTGTTCGCGAGCCGCCCTCGCGACCGCGCCACCGTCACCGAGGTAGTACCGGGGAACCTGCCAGTGCGGTCCGGCGAGCCCGAGTTCGTCGAGCAGTTCCCGTCGTTCGACATAGGGCGTCCCGACACACGAGCGGCCGTCGAGATGCACGAGATCGTTCACCAGGTAGAACGCCGGATACCGTGAGGTGAGCCGTTTGGCCGAGTTCTTCGTCGCCCGCGCGCGGTGCCCTAGCCCTTCCGCGCTCGGCTTGCCGCCGTCGAAGACGACGATTTCCCCGTCGAGGAAGACTTCCGTGGCCCCGAGTTGTTCGCCGAGACCGCGGAATTCGGGATACAGCCCGGTGACGTCGTCGCCCGAATCGTCGTAGGCGGTGATCCGGCCCCCGGATACGCGGATCAGCGTGCGGCGCCCGGACCAGTCGAATTCGTAAGCCCATTCCGGGTCTTCGCCGGTCGACGGGAGACGGCCCGGTTTGGTCAGCATCGGGGCGAGGAAAGAGGGGAGTTCCTTCCGGCCGGGGTCGGCGGGGTCGAGCCGTTTGAGCAGCCAGCCGTTGTCCCGTCCGTCCTTCTTCACGTTGAGGAACAGGTATTTCCCGCGTGCCCGTGCGCCGTGGAAGACGACTTCGACCTTGTGGTCGTTGAAGTGCAGCGTTTCGTACCGGCCGGTGTCCCAGATGGTCATGGTGCCGCCGCCGTATTCGCCCGCCGGGATCTCGCCTTCGAAGGTGAGGTATTCCATCGGGTGGTCTTCGGTGTGCACGGCCAGGCGCTCCTGGTCGGGCGCCATCGGCAGGCCCTTCGGCACCGCCCAGGAGACGAGGACCCCGTCCCGTTCGAGGCGGATGTCCCAGTGCAGGCTGCTCGCGTGATGTTCCTGGATGACGAAGAGATCGTCGGCCCCGGACTTCCCGTCGTGATCCGGCAGGGGTTCGGGAGTTCGCCCAGGTCTGCGCTTACGGCGGTATTCGCCGAGTTTCTCCGCCATGGTCGGCCGGCGCACCCCTTTCCGGATCGGGTCACGCAAGCCTAGCGCCGTTCACCGTCCTTCCGTGCGCCGAAGGTCCCTTTTCCCACGGTAAAAGGAGGAAAAGGGACCTTCGGCGCCGATGTGGTTCAGTCGGTCTCGGCCAGCGCCTCCGCGAACTGGGCGGCGTAGAGCCGGGAGTACGCACCACCGGTGAGCAGCAGCGTTTCGTGGTCGCCCTGTTCGACGATCGACCCGTTCTCCATCACCAGGATGACGTCCGCGTCGCGGATGGTGGAGAGCCGGTGCGCGATGACGAAACTCGTCCGTCCCTCGCGCAGCGAATTCATCGCCCGCTGGATCAGCACCTCGGTCCGCGTGTCGACCGAACTGGTGGCCTCGTCGAGGATGAGGATCGCGGGCTTCGCCAGGAACGCCCGTGCGACGGTGATCAGCTGTTTCTCGCCGGCACTGACCGTGCCGCCCTCGTCGTCGATCACCGTGTCGTAGCCGTCCGGAAGGGTGCGGACGAACCGGTCGACGTGGGTCGCCTTGGCCGCCGCCACGATCTCGTCCTGCGTGGCGCCCGCGGAACCGTAGGCGATGTTCTCCGCGATCGTGCCGCCGAACAGCCACGCGTCCTGCAGCACCATGCCCGTTTTGGCGCGCAGGTCTTCGCGGTCCATCCCGGCGATGTCGACGCCGTCGAGGGTGATCCTGCCGCCGTCGAGTTCGTAGAACCGCATGAGCAGGTTGACCAAGGTGGTCTTCCCCGCGCCGGTCGGGCCGACGATGGCGACGGTGTGCCCCGGTTCGACGGTGAGCGACAGGTCCTCGATGAGCGGTGTGTCCTCGGCGTACCGGAACGACACGTGCTCGAACTCGACCTGACCCCGCACCTGCTCGACCCGCGCGGGTTCGGCGGGTTCCGGCTCCTGCTCGTCCGCGTCGAGCAGCGCGAAGACCCGCTCCGCGGACGCGATACCGGACTGCAGCAGGTTCGCCATGCTGGCGATCTGGGTGACAGGCTGGCTGAACTGCCGTGAATACTGGATGAACGCCTGGACATCACCGAGCGACAGCGTCCCGGACGCCACCCGCAGCGCGCCGATCACGGCCACCAGCACGTAGCTCAGGTTGCCGATGAACATCATCGCGGGCTGGATGGTGCCCGAGATGAACTGCGCCTTGAAGCTCGCGCCGTAGAGCGTGTCGTTGTGCTCGCGGAAGACCTCCTCGGCCTCCTGGCGGCGGCCGAACACCTTGACCAGCGAGTGCCCGGTGTACATCTCCTCGATATGCGCGTTGAGCCGTCCGGTGGTGGACCACTGCTTGATGAACTGCGGCTGCGCCTTCTTGCCGATCTTGGCCGCGACGATCACCGACGCCGGCACCGAAAGCAGCGCGACCAGCGCGAGCACGGGCGAGATGACGAACATCATCACGAGCACGCCGACGACCATCAGCAGCGACGACACGATCTGCGCGAGGGTTTGTTGCAGTGACAGCGCGAGGTTGTCGATGTCGTTGGTCGCCCGGCTCAGCACCTCGCCGCGCGGCTGGCGGTCGAAGTAGCTCAGCGGGAGCTTGGCGAACTTCTCCTCGATCCGTTCCCGCAGGTCGAACACCGCCCGCTGGACCAGGTTCGTGGTCAGCCGCGCCTGCAGCAGCGAGAAGAACGACGCCACGATGTAGAGCAGCAGCACCCACAGCAGGACCTGGCCGACGGCGTCGAGATCGATGCGCTGGCCCGGGACGAAGTCGATCCCCGAGAAGAGATCGGCGAGGGTGTTATTGCCTTCAGCCCGCAGGCCGGCGATCACCTGCTCTTTGCTCACCCCCGCGGGCATGTCCTTCGC carries:
- a CDS encoding STAS domain-containing protein: MLPGQRVPGEKPDLAVSTCRRKDGVLILTAVGEIDAATVGRFRTELSGACVKGRHVILDLSGVGFLSCAGLQALEEANAASPRFSVIVKTALVSRILDVSGVGADLDVRWDVEDVML
- a CDS encoding ABC transporter ATP-binding protein — translated: MSAPESTTKAKPLGERASAARGPGPGGGGLGRGPAAFMGGQSAEKALDFKGSLKRLLRLLQPQRAMLYGILVFGVASVALSVIGPKILGMATDLIFAGVVAKDMPAGVSKEQVIAGLRAEGNNTLADLFSGIDFVPGQRIDLDAVGQVLLWVLLLYIVASFFSLLQARLTTNLVQRAVFDLRERIEEKFAKLPLSYFDRQPRGEVLSRATNDIDNLALSLQQTLAQIVSSLLMVVGVLVMMFVISPVLALVALLSVPASVIVAAKIGKKAQPQFIKQWSTTGRLNAHIEEMYTGHSLVKVFGRRQEAEEVFREHNDTLYGASFKAQFISGTIQPAMMFIGNLSYVLVAVIGALRVASGTLSLGDVQAFIQYSRQFSQPVTQIASMANLLQSGIASAERVFALLDADEQEPEPAEPARVEQVRGQVEFEHVSFRYAEDTPLIEDLSLTVEPGHTVAIVGPTGAGKTTLVNLLMRFYELDGGRITLDGVDIAGMDREDLRAKTGMVLQDAWLFGGTIAENIAYGSAGATQDEIVAAAKATHVDRFVRTLPDGYDTVIDDEGGTVSAGEKQLITVARAFLAKPAILILDEATSSVDTRTEVLIQRAMNSLREGRTSFVIAHRLSTIRDADVILVMENGSIVEQGDHETLLLTGGAYSRLYAAQFAEALAETD
- a CDS encoding DNA polymerase ligase N-terminal domain-containing protein — protein: MAEKLGEYRRKRRPGRTPEPLPDHDGKSGADDLFVIQEHHASSLHWDIRLERDGVLVSWAVPKGLPMAPDQERLAVHTEDHPMEYLTFEGEIPAGEYGGGTMTIWDTGRYETLHFNDHKVEVVFHGARARGKYLFLNVKKDGRDNGWLLKRLDPADPGRKELPSFLAPMLTKPGRLPSTGEDPEWAYEFDWSGRRTLIRVSGGRITAYDDSGDDVTGLYPEFRGLGEQLGATEVFLDGEIVVFDGGKPSAEGLGHRARATKNSAKRLTSRYPAFYLVNDLVHLDGRSCVGTPYVERRELLDELGLAGPHWQVPRYYLGDGGAVARAAREHGLAGVVAKRADSAYHPGKRTGEWLSITGTLVQQVVLGGWRPGGGSRAGTFSSLLLGVPHEDGLQYIGNCGVGFAGDELEELSKQLFRLERKTSPFHSVPDKQARDARWSRPTIVGEVVFGGWTDAGCLRNPRWRGLLPDVSADEVELD